In Camelina sativa cultivar DH55 chromosome 16, Cs, whole genome shotgun sequence, a single window of DNA contains:
- the LOC104753675 gene encoding agamous-like MADS-box protein AGL103: protein MKTTKPASSSSSHQIQRATSLMKRQATVFKKARELSVLCAIEVCVICYGADGALKTYSEERDKVEAIARRYVALSETKRRKRSVDLDRSLANSNKKKKLVRPRRVSKFPVWDPRFDNYSGEQLTGLVQSLERNLTRLQDRFRDLVEVQKQRNMNQGPSSSTRNTINQYLLPQQQQQPNQFSMFLLNHENGNVAQIPLGLMNQGRQSVPMIPPELLMNPDVGNYNSGSLGAFGPPLYDLSQPLFSLSV from the coding sequence ATGAAAACAACGAAACCTgctagttcttcttcttctcatcagatTCAGAGAGCTACAAGCTTAATGAAAAGACAAGCTACTGTGTTTAAGAAAGCTCGCGAGCTTTCTGTGCTATGTGCAATCGAAGTTTGCGTGATCTGTTACGGAGCCGATGGAGCGCTTAAGACATATTCAGAAGAGAGGGACAAGGTCGAAGCCATCGCTCGAAGGTACGTTGCATTGAGCGAGACGAAACGACGCAAACGAAGCGTTGATCTTGACCGGTCTCTCGCaaattccaacaagaagaagaaactggtgaGACCGAGACGTGTATCCAAGTTTCCAGTTTGGGACCCTAGGTTTGATAATTACTCGGGTGAGCAACTCACGGGACTGGTTCAGTCTTTGGAACGTAACCTAACCAGATTACAAGATAGGTTCCGGGATCTTGTTGAAGttcagaaacagaggaacatGAATCAAGGACCGAGTAGTAGTACTAGGAATACGATCAATCAATATCTGcttccacaacaacaacaacaaccaaaccaGTTTTCTATGTTTCTGCTTAACCATGAGAACGGGAATGTCGCGCAAATCCCATTAGGTTTGATGAACCAAGGGCGGCAATCTGTGCCGATGATTCCGCCTGAACTACTGATGAATCCTGATGTGGGAAACTACAATTCGGGCTCACTTGGAGCTTTTGGTCCTCCTCTTTATGATCTCTCACAacctctcttttctttgtctgTGTAA
- the LOC104750600 gene encoding uncharacterized protein LOC104750600: MWWMMGENVGHYCSKKSDDLCGSQESDRGFGISRLCCILRGVDLKSILFLLVIVPMCVLGVYINALKISYFLRPLWESPPKPFHEIPHYHHENASMESLCKLHGWGTREYPRRVYDAVLFSTEVELLTIRWKELYPYVTQFVLLESNSTFTGLPKPLVFAGHKDEFKFVEPRLTYGSIGGRFKKGEKNPFYEEAYQRIALDQLLRIAGITDDDLLIMSDVDEIPSRHTINLLRWCDDIPQILHLRLKNYLYSFEFPVDDKSWRASVHRYQTGKTRYAHYRQSDVILADSGWHCSFCFRRISEFVFKMKAYSHYDRVRFAHYLNPKRVQRVICSGADLFDMIPEEYTFKDIIGKMGPIPHSYSAVHLPAYLLENAEKYKFLLPGNCLRDEE, from the exons atgtggtgGATGATGGGAGAGAACGTTGGTCACTATTGTTCTAAAAAGTCCGATGATTTATGCGGTTCTCAG GAATCAGATCGAGGCTTTGGTATATCAAGACTCTGTTGCATCTTGCGTGGTGTGGATTTGAAATCGATCTTGTTTCTTTTAGTAATCGTACCAATGTGTGTTCTTGGTGTATACATCAACGCACTCAagatttcttatttcttaagaCCCTTGTGGGAATCACCACCAAAACCATTCCACGAGATCCCACATTATCACCACGAGAACGCTTCAATGGAATCTCTCTGTAAACTCCACGGTTGGGGAACCCGTGAGTACCCTCGCCGTGTCTACGACGCTGTTCTCTTCAGTACTGAAGTTGAACTCTTAACGATACGGTGGAAAGAACTGTACCCTTACGTTACTCAGTTTGTGCTCCTTGAGTCGAACTCGACCTTCACAGGGTTACCAAAACCGCTTGTTTTCGCGGGACATAAGGATGAGTTTAAGTTCGTTGAGCCGCGGTTGACTTACGGGTCGATTGGTGGAAGGTTTAAGAAAGGAGAGAAGAACCCTTTTTACGAAGAGGCTTATCAAAGAATCGCATTGGATCAGCTTTTGAGAATAGCTGGTATTACTGATGATGACTTGTTGATCATGTCTGATGTTGATGAGATCCCAAGCAGACACACTATAAATCTCCTCCGTTGGTGCGATGACATACCGCAGATTCTTCACCTTAGACTGAAGAACTACTTGTACTCTTTCGAGTTCCCTGTGGATGACAAGAGCTGGAGAGCATCGGTGCATAGGTATCAGACGGGTAAGACAAGGTATGCGCATTATAGGCAGTCTGATGTGATCTTAGCGGATTCAGGGTGGCATTGCAGCTTCTGTTTCAGAAGGATAAGCGAGTTTGTCTTCAAGATGAAAGCTTATAGTCATTACGATAGAGTGAGGTTCGCTCATTACTTGAACCCGAAAAGAGTTCAGAGAGTTATATGCAGCGGAGCTGATCTCTTCGACATGATCCCCGAGGAATACACGTTTAAAGACATCATCGGTAAAATGGGTCCGATTCCTCATTCTTACTCGGCTGTTCATCTTCCCGCGTACCTACTCGAGAACGCGGAGAAGTACAAGTTTCTTCTTCCGGGGAATTGCTTGAGAGACGAGGAATGA
- the LOC104750601 gene encoding serine/threonine-protein kinase CTR1-like, producing MNYLHHCSPPIIHRDLKSSNLLVDRNWTVKVADFGLSRIKHETYLTTNGRGTPQWMAPEVLRNEAADEKSDVYSFGVVLWELVTEKIPWENLNAMQVIGAVGFMNQRLEVPKDVDPQWISLMESCWHSEPQCRPSFQELMDKLRELQRKYAMQFQAARAASVDNSLLKEK from the exons ATGAATTATCTTCACCACTGTAGTCCACCCATCATTCACCGTGACCTGAAGTCGTCAAACCTACTGGTTGATCGAAACTGGACCGTGAAG GTTGCTGACTTTGGTCTTTCTCGCATCAAGCATGAGACGTATCTCACTACAAACGGAAGGGGAACG CCGCAATGGATGGCACCAGAAGTTCTTCGGAATGAGGCTGCTGATGAAAA GTCCGATGTTTATAGCTTTGGAGTAGTACTATGGGAGCTTGTAACAGAGAAGATCCCATGGGAAAATCTAAATGCTATGCAG GTGATTGGAGCAGTGGGGTTCATGAACCAGAGGCTGGAAGTTCCAAAGGACGTTGACCCTCAGTGGATTTCTTTAATGGAAAGCTGCTGGCATAG TGAACCGCAGTGTAGACCGTCGTTCCAAGAATTGATGGACAAACTAAGAGAGCTTCAAAGGAAGTACGCTATGCAGTTCCAAGCAGCTCGTGCTGCATCAGTAGACAACTCTTTGCTCAAGGAAAAATGA